A window of the Besnoitia besnoiti strain Bb-Ger1 chromosome VI, whole genome shotgun sequence genome harbors these coding sequences:
- a CDS encoding hypothetical protein (encoded by transcript BESB_069210) → MAAALRWRGDAEARDERSESDTGRVGARPSAERGDGDGGPGRSRGDEWLPADEDRLRGGDVSPGRRERPEVSDDRAGKDETFFPQPARGAALLRNFSLRRRLGLIEGLEPATLGRGPRAIYASSSSCVGHPASPPHMPSPPSSYPVPSPRSVRMSGSGDEARLASLSPASPVSTSSPFPAARCSVSAASSPSSAAASRRADLLAPFTTLRLTLAPAAMLRAQKASLPQADSPRASRPPHGPAEAETESAREGREESTERDDEPSSAADCGLSATPPHLKTPALVVPNCVGGGDLKAADEDRDGRRDPRREEELAEKEMQLEEQREARALTEAALKLAKEKIRALERDNAALRAGGGLRALLALSGARGQRRANWARRQETADSPLLHDRVACSSLRERGRSEEAEAGAAGREGADERGEGEREASSNYMTDRGGGSQLETDTDVLEQKLRLYRRQLLSLSQENQRLWDFYVQATKREETSKAEESKRKEKSPSISDVADARTYVVSRPQFDLRS, encoded by the coding sequence atggcggcggcgctgcggtggcgtggagacgcagaggcgagagatgAGCGGAGCGAGTCCGACACGGggcgcgtgggcgcgcgaccttcggcagagagaggcgatgGCGACGGAGGCCCGGGGCGAAGCCGTGGAGACGAGTGGCTCCCGGCAGACGAAGATCGTCTTCGGGGAGGAGACGTCTCACCGGGGCGCCGGGAGAGGCCAGAGGTAAGCGACGACAGAGCTGGAAAAGACGAGACGTTCTTCCCCCAGcctgcccgcggcgcggcgcttctgcggaATTTCTCTCTacggcgtcgcctcggccTCATTGAGGGACTCGAACCCGCGACGCTCGgacgcgggcctcgcgcgatTTATGCGTCCAGCTCTTCTTGCGTAGGGCATCCTGCATCGCCGCCGCACAtgccgtctcctccctcttcgtATCCTGTTCCCAGCCCTCGCAGCGTCCGCATGTCTGGctccggcgacgaggcgcggctcgcgagcctctcccctgcgtcgcccgtctccacgtcctcgcctttccccgcggctcgctgctcggtgtctgcagcgtcgtctccctcttcggcggcggcctcgcggcgagccgacctcctcgcgccgttcACCACCCTGCGGCTGACactcgcgccggctgcgatgctgcgggcgcagaaggcgagcctgccgcaggcagactccccccgcgcctcgcgaccgcctcacgggcctgcggaggccgaaACAGAATCCGCTCGCGAAGGACGTGAAGAATCCACTGAAAGGGACGACGAACCCTCTTCAGCAGCGGACTGCGGACTTtctgcgacgcctccgcacTTGAAGACACCTGCGCTTGTGGTGCCGAATTGTGTTGGCGGGGGAGACTTGAAGGCGGCTGACGAAGATCGCGATGGGCGACGGGATCCccggagagaagaggagctgGCTGAGAAAGAAATGCAACTCGAGGAGCAACGCGAAGCCCGAGCCCTTACCGAAGCGGCTCTCAAACTCGCGAAGGAAAAAATCAGAGCGCTCGAACGTGATAATGCAGCTCTCCGAGCCGGCGGAGGGCTCCGCGCGTTGCTCGCGCTCTCCGGCGCCCGAGGCCAAAGGCGCGCGAActgggcgaggagacaggagacagcagacTCGCCGCTTCTCCACGATCGAGTGGCGTGCAGCTCGCTGAGGGAGAGGGGtcgcagcgaggaagcggaagcgggagccgccggcagagagggagcggatgagagaggagagggagagagagaggcgagcagcaACTATATGACGGACCGAGGAGGTGGCAGCCAATTAGAAACAGACACAGATGTTCTGGAGCAGAAGCTGAGGCTTTacaggcggcagctgctttCGCTTTCGCAAGAGAACCAGCGCCTGTGGGACTTTTACGTGCAAGCGACGAAACGGGAGGAAACCAGTAAAGCGGAGGAAAGCAAACGAAAAGAAAAGTCTCCGTCGATATCGGACGTAGCTGACGCGCGCACCTACGTCGTCAGCCGGCCTCAGTTCGATCTGCGGAGCTAG
- a CDS encoding hypothetical protein (encoded by transcript BESB_069200) has protein sequence MGAASSPSASPSGGRASCVSLSPEDSACPSRPRYARKSSRCGASGTLPTAAAAALSSPSAGVSSRTVVASSQAARQPSASPASVTSSNSSSSPFPCSSLFSSQSHFPRSSSSFLTFLSPPCAVSVGCPRGASSFSVPLPISFLLPSCRPALSPSHAPSHQPFHSSLSCATRPSHLSSRPLCSLSSVGPSLRRRSSCSRHARLFRMRPRLFSFAGLALSLFGFLLVCATSASADVEQTRQNSALSEEANICRCLCDRASGAELQVLVPASAGCGECTRRLCVETFAALLGPPEGGEDAAVPVDAVSVHCIDRRAPWIRWIVLSFLVVTGALLLFAAVQRVAPFMLGRGGGIFGASPVLLRSRIARLSPPRLNGEAGHSPSSNGAGHLRSSWTRSG, from the exons AtgggcgcggcctcgtctccgtcggcgtcgccctctgggGGTCGCGCCTCTTGTGTCTCCTTGTCTCCTGAGGACTCTGCATGTCCATCCCGCCCTCGATATGCTCGGAAATCGTCCCGCTGTGGTGCATCCGGAACGCTACCtactgcggctgcggcagctctcTCTTCACCTTCTgccggcgtctcttcgcggACTGTTGTCGCGTCTTCTCAGGCTGCGCGACAGCCTTCTGCGTCACCCGCTTCCGTGACGTCTTCCaattcttcctcttcgccgtttcCCTGTTCTTCCTTGTTTTCCTCTCAGTCGCATTTTCctcgctcgtcttcctcctttttAACTTTCTTGTCTCCACCCTGTGCCGTTTCTGTCGGCTGCCCGCGAGgggcttcttctttctcagTTCCGTTGCCGATTTCTTTCCTTCTGCCTTCTTGTCGTCCTGCGTTGTCGCCTTCGCATGCTCCGTCCCATCAGCCTTTTCACTCTTCCCTCTCCTGCGCGACCCGTCCGTCTCatctctcttcgcggcctctctgctccCTCTCCAGCGTGGGGCCTTccctgcgtcgtcgttcCTCTTGCTCTCGACACGCGAGGCTTTTCCGCatgcgccctcgcctcttTTCTTTCGCGGGCCTCGCACTGTCTCTCTTTGGGTTTCTGCTCGTGTGCGCCACTTCGGCGAGTGCGGACGTCGAGCAGACAAGGCAGAATTCCGCCTTGAGTGAGGAAG CCAACatctgccgctgcctctgcgaccGCGCCTCTGGGGCCGAGCTCCAG GTTCTCGTgccagcctccgcgggctgcggcgagtgCACCCGGCGGCTGTGCGTGGAGaccttcgccgcgcttcttGGCCCCcccgagggaggcgaagacgcagccgTTCCAGTGGACGCCGTGTCTGTGCACTGCATTG ACAGACGAGCCCCGTGGATCCGGTGGATCGTTCTATCGTTTTTGGTTGTCACCggcgctctgcttctcttcg cggctgttCAACGAGTTGCGCCGTTCATGCtgggaagaggaggcgggatTTTCGGGGCGTCTCCGGTTCTGCTTCGGTCGCGGAttgcgcgcctgtctcctcctcgactC AACGGGGAAGCTGGTCACAGCCCCTCTTCGAATGGCGCGGGTCACCTGCGTTCAAGTTGGACGAGGTCAGGATAA
- a CDS encoding phospholipid-translocating P-type ATPase, flippase subfamily protein (encoded by transcript BESB_069190) — MAFRLAEQLEVDLELQGVTGVEDRLQEGAAMTIKKLRQAGIHVWMLTGDKTETALNVGLATSLLVPESRLSRYLWDRDEPSGDGLLRQLDADLRALAASASRPSAASPSSGEVCANKGDEAAGEEGKPPEALIVDGEGLAFLLGRPDRQTRFIQLCCACRSVICCRVAPHQKGAVVSLVKAATQKVTLAIGDGANDCNMIRQAHIGVGIRGNEGHQAFNCSDFGLTQFRLLLPLLLVHGRYCYRRVATVVLYILYKNILLVFPLIYFGFLCLFSGQRFYPELLSQIYNPVLTAVPITLYGVFERDVDRHASLKFPLLYRLGQMNSLLNPRTYFTWIFRGAWHAAIIFVVAVYAFGYDSIPGPNGKPFDMWMVGTIVMAANCLVANFAILFASFRISFVIVFGIGFSMFSCVVLFFAASTASVGGISTGALFLIFESFFTVLLYFLVVASFCLGLLWFQRSFRVAFWPELVDLIHRREYAGLPLLSLAELKHLNLAVADEEKGDKQGRSTDDESPSSADRVARHADETKEAPPTEKAKGEQRRHRLREWVTNSLLRKSREKTASAARNGRYMGLPSRSPPHPRDPATLAEHLRLPGTAHAAVPCPDPPPPPPTALASS, encoded by the exons ATGGCTTTCAGACTGGCGGAGCAGCTCGAGGTGGATCTCGAGCTCCAGGGCGTGACGGGCGTCGAGGACCGCCtgcaggagggcgcggccaTGACCATCAAGAAGCTGCGCCAAGCGGGCATCCAC GTCTGGATGCTGACGGGCGACAAGACCGAGACTGCGCTGAACGTAGGGCTTGCCACCTCGTTGCTGGTGCCGGagtcgcggctctcgcgctaTCTGTGGGACCGGGACGAGCCGAGCGGCGATGGGCTTCTCCGCCAGCTCGACGCTGACCTCCGCGCGCTagcagcctctgcgtcccggccttc TGCAGCGAGTCCAAGCAGCGGCGAGGTTTGTGCGAAcaagggcgacgaggcagccggcgaagagggaaagccgcccgaggcgctcatcgtcgacggcgaaggcctcgcgttcctcctcggccgccCCGACCGCCAGACACGCTTCATTCaactctgctgcgcctgccggtCTGTGATTTGCTGCCGCGTCGCACCCCATCAAAAG GGAGCGGTTGTGTCTCTagtgaaggcggcgacgcagaaggtgACGCTCGCGATTGGCGATGGCGCGAACGACTGCAACATGATTCGCCAGGCCCACATCGGCGTCGGCATTCGAGGCAACGAGGGACACCAGGCGTTCAAC TGCTCGGATTTCGGTTTAACTCAGttccggctgctgctgcctctgcttctcgtgCACGGACGGTACTGCTACCGGCGGGTGGCGACTGTCGTCCTCTACATCCTCTACAAGAACATTCTCCTCGTTTTTCCGCTGATCTACTTtggcttcctctgcctcttctccggCCAGCGCTTCTATCCCGAGTTGCTCAGTCAGATCTACAACCCGGTTCTAACTGCG GTGCCTATCACCCTGTACGGGGTTTTCGAGCGAGACGTGGATCGACACGCGTCGCTGAAGTTCCCGCTGCTTTATCGGCTCGGTCAGATGAACTCCTTGCTGAATCCGCGGACGTACTTCACCTGgatcttccgcggcgcctggcaCGCGGCAATCATTTTCGTTGTCGCTGTCTACGCATTCGGATATGACAGCATCCCTGGACCAAATGGAAAG CCTTTCGATATGTGGATGGTTGGCACGATCGTCATGGCTGCGAACTGCTTGGTCGCGAATTTCGCCATTCTCTTTGCGAGTTTCCGCATCTCGTTTGTTATTGTCTTTGGCATTGGATTCTC GATGTTTTCGTGCGTCGTGCTGTTTTTCGCGGCGTCCACGGCCTCGGTGGGAGGCATCTCGACGGGAGCTCTTTTCCTGATCTTCGAGTCCTTCTTCACGGTGTTGCTCtacttcctcgtcgtcgcctccttctgccTGGGGCTGCTCTGGTTCCAGCGGAGTTTCCGCGTGGCGTTTTGGCCGGAGCTCGTCGACTTGATTCACCGCCGCGAGTACGCgggcctgccgctgctctcTTTGGCTGAGCTGAAGCACCTGAacctcgcggtcgcggacgaagaaaaaggcgacaAACAGGGGCGGTCTACGGACGACGAAAGCCCCTCGAGCGCGGACCGAGTCgcgcgacacgcagacgagacgaaggaagccccgccgacggagaaggcAAAGGGCGAACAACGGAGGCACAGGCTGAGGGAATGGGTTACGAACTCGCTGCTGCGAAAGAGCCGA GAAAAGACAGCCTCGGCGGCTCGCAATGGTCGATATATGGGTTTGCCTTCTCGGAGCCCACCCCATCCGCGTGACCCTGCAACGCTCGCTGAGCATCTGAGGCTTCCCGGCACTGCACATGCGGCCGTCCCCTGCCcggacccccccccccctccccccactGCCCTCGCTTCTTCCTAA